A window of Gemmatimonadales bacterium contains these coding sequences:
- a CDS encoding glycosyltransferase family 2 protein, with amino-acid sequence MIYVCVPSYNEAPTVGLLLWKIRQVFAGFPREYQLLVADDGSSDATLEALEPYARVLPLTIVRHPRRLGYAATVEELLRLAVDRTDRPKRDAAILMHADFAHGPAFLPELVKRLESGADVVVAQSVLEGEESRQRRLLRRWAPMLLRGKVRVPGVADVVSGYLAFRLVTLKNALRSQDGSLLATDGWTANAELIARAARHARRVDTVATVERHDLRRRPSRVDPWQTLRALWRARRQLAARRDLPPVVRAAPHEAGAA; translated from the coding sequence GTGATCTACGTTTGCGTACCGAGCTACAACGAAGCGCCGACCGTCGGCCTTCTGCTCTGGAAGATTCGCCAGGTCTTCGCGGGCTTCCCGCGGGAATACCAGTTGCTCGTTGCCGACGACGGCTCATCCGATGCGACCCTGGAAGCGCTGGAGCCGTACGCTCGCGTGCTCCCGCTCACCATCGTGCGCCATCCGCGCCGCCTGGGCTACGCGGCAACCGTCGAAGAGTTGCTCCGCCTTGCCGTGGACCGGACCGACCGCCCCAAGCGCGACGCCGCGATCCTCATGCATGCCGACTTCGCCCACGGGCCTGCGTTCCTGCCGGAGCTGGTGAAGCGGCTCGAAAGCGGGGCCGACGTCGTGGTAGCGCAGTCGGTGCTGGAGGGAGAGGAATCGCGCCAACGCCGGCTGTTGCGCCGGTGGGCTCCCATGCTGCTCCGCGGCAAGGTGCGGGTGCCGGGTGTAGCCGATGTCGTATCCGGCTACCTCGCGTTCCGGCTCGTCACCCTCAAGAATGCGCTCCGAAGTCAGGATGGATCCCTCCTCGCCACGGATGGCTGGACCGCCAATGCCGAGCTGATCGCGCGCGCGGCGCGGCACGCCAGGCGAGTCGATACTGTCGCCACCGTGGAGCGCCACGACCTGCGCCGGCGCCCGAGCCGGGTTGACCCCTGGCAGACGCTGCGCGCCCTCTGGCGCGCTCGCCGCCAGCTCGCGGCGCGACGTGACCTGCCGCCAGTCGTGCGAGCGGCCCCGCATGAAGCCGGGGCCGCATAG
- a CDS encoding gamma-glutamyl-gamma-aminobutyrate hydrolase family protein: protein MTGALALDPCEAPPRIGVSGVLRHWLNADRTGVNAAYARAVAGAGGVPLILSQIIGAAHAGAALEGCDGLLLTGGEDIDPSYYRAAASPHLETVDAERDRFELALFAAAHARRLPILGICRGIQLVNVALGGTLWQDLPTERPGPVAHDGASRTPPAPRDARIHAVRLAAGSRAARALGTERLEVNSLHHQAVRYLAPGLVATGWSDDGIVEAVESADEPWLLAVQWHPEEMHAHASAPDHGMFRSLVAEAARHTRAGVAPLNLRQAGG from the coding sequence GTGACCGGCGCGCTGGCCCTCGACCCATGCGAAGCGCCGCCGCGCATCGGCGTGAGCGGCGTGCTCCGCCACTGGCTCAACGCCGATCGGACCGGCGTGAATGCGGCGTACGCGCGTGCCGTGGCCGGCGCGGGCGGCGTCCCACTCATCCTCTCCCAGATCATCGGGGCAGCGCATGCGGGGGCCGCGCTCGAGGGTTGCGACGGCCTGCTCCTCACCGGGGGCGAGGACATCGATCCGTCGTATTACCGCGCCGCCGCGTCGCCCCACCTTGAGACCGTGGACGCGGAGCGCGACCGCTTCGAGCTCGCGCTCTTTGCCGCCGCGCACGCGCGCCGCTTGCCGATCCTCGGCATCTGCCGCGGCATCCAGCTCGTCAACGTTGCGCTCGGCGGCACGCTCTGGCAGGACTTGCCGACCGAGCGTCCTGGCCCCGTCGCACACGACGGTGCCTCCCGCACGCCGCCCGCGCCGCGCGATGCGCGCATCCACGCCGTACGGCTGGCCGCAGGAAGCAGAGCGGCGCGCGCGCTCGGTACCGAGCGGCTCGAGGTGAATTCCCTGCACCACCAGGCGGTGCGCTATCTGGCGCCCGGGCTCGTTGCGACCGGCTGGTCCGACGATGGAATCGTCGAGGCCGTCGAGAGCGCGGATGAGCCTTGGCTTCTTGCCGTGCAGTGGCATCCCGAAGAGATGCACGCCCACGCTTCGGCGCCCGACCATGGAATGTTCCGCAGCCTCGTGGCCGAGGCGGCACGTCACACGCGCGCCGGGGTCGCGCCGCTCAATTTGCGCCAAGCCGGCGGATGA
- a CDS encoding ferritin-like domain-containing protein, with the protein MSDGGTRHIVFDPAALQTVHARRTFLSRLAMAAGATALSPLIMKGYGINEMLAAQAAACNTSEDVNLTDTDILNYALTLEYLESTYYLRAVGTASLPTGATVAGIDPDGSGAPGTVPGLSTTTPPAPASFDVVTFVTAVRDHEISHVLGLQAALSANALARSGFSFDFKNSYDSAANFLSTAVVLEDTGVSAYLGQAGNIDDTAILATAGSILGVEAEHASTFRLLTSQTVTPDNAAFDTPMSSAEVLAAVQATGFITAAPQLPFPK; encoded by the coding sequence ATGTCCGACGGCGGCACCCGACATATCGTCTTCGATCCGGCGGCGCTCCAAACCGTGCACGCGCGGCGCACCTTTCTGAGCCGGCTCGCCATGGCGGCCGGCGCCACGGCGCTCTCGCCCCTCATCATGAAGGGCTATGGCATCAACGAGATGCTCGCCGCGCAGGCCGCGGCCTGCAACACGAGCGAAGACGTCAATCTCACCGATACCGACATCTTGAACTACGCGCTCACGCTCGAATACCTTGAGTCCACCTATTATCTGCGTGCGGTGGGCACGGCGTCGCTCCCGACCGGGGCTACGGTGGCTGGGATCGATCCCGACGGAAGCGGCGCCCCCGGCACCGTCCCCGGCCTCTCGACCACCACTCCGCCGGCTCCGGCCAGCTTCGACGTGGTGACGTTCGTGACCGCTGTGCGGGATCATGAGATCTCGCACGTCCTTGGTCTCCAGGCGGCGCTCTCGGCCAATGCGCTGGCCCGGAGCGGTTTCTCGTTCGACTTCAAGAATTCGTACGACAGCGCGGCGAACTTCCTCTCCACGGCTGTCGTGCTGGAAGACACCGGCGTGAGCGCCTATTTAGGTCAGGCCGGCAACATCGACGACACCGCCATTCTGGCGACGGCCGGCTCGATCCTCGGGGTCGAGGCCGAGCACGCCTCGACGTTCCGGCTGCTCACGAGCCAGACGGTGACGCCGGACAATGCCGCCTTCGACACGCCGATGTCCTCGGCGGAGGTGCTCGCGGCCGTGCAGGCGACCGGTTTCATCACCGCCGCCCCACAGCTGCCGTTCCCGAAGTAG
- the thiO gene encoding glycine oxidase ThiO translates to MVVGGGAIGAACARELARAGWRVIVLDPDGERGQAWRAAAGMLAPQIEAGEGHALLELGLAARERYGPLADELRASTGIDVGLRREGIANLAMDEADVARLRAKVAWQRQQGLVCDWLEPGEVRGRWPALGTCLGALWAPHEGAIDPVRLVEALRADAAAAGARLTCDEAVRLERRGDRVVGIVGRHSRYPAGAVVLAAGAWTGGVVGAARPACVAPGRGQMAALQWPPELTPGIFYGKDCYVLARDGEAICGSTLEYAGFDPSVTSEGLSRILAAAGTLCPPLAGLDVRRTWAGLRPMTPDGLPLLGAEPRVEGLWYATGHGRNGILLAGITALMLRLLMCGQTPTEDLSALRPDRFWSA, encoded by the coding sequence GTGGTGGTTGGCGGAGGCGCCATCGGCGCCGCCTGCGCCCGGGAGCTTGCCCGTGCCGGGTGGCGCGTCATCGTGCTCGATCCCGATGGCGAGCGCGGACAGGCGTGGCGCGCCGCGGCCGGCATGTTGGCCCCGCAGATCGAGGCCGGGGAGGGCCACGCTTTGCTCGAGCTGGGCCTCGCCGCGCGCGAGCGCTACGGCCCCCTCGCCGACGAGCTTCGGGCCAGCACCGGCATCGATGTGGGGCTCAGGCGGGAGGGCATCGCGAACCTCGCGATGGACGAAGCCGACGTGGCGCGCCTCAGGGCGAAGGTCGCCTGGCAGCGGCAGCAGGGACTGGTCTGCGACTGGCTCGAGCCCGGCGAGGTTCGCGGGCGTTGGCCGGCGCTCGGCACCTGCTTGGGCGCGCTCTGGGCGCCGCACGAAGGCGCGATCGATCCCGTGCGGCTGGTCGAGGCGCTCCGCGCCGACGCGGCGGCCGCAGGCGCTCGCCTCACCTGCGACGAAGCGGTGCGACTCGAGCGCAGGGGCGACCGCGTGGTGGGCATCGTGGGCCGGCACAGTCGATATCCGGCCGGCGCCGTCGTGCTCGCGGCCGGCGCGTGGACCGGTGGGGTTGTGGGCGCGGCACGCCCCGCCTGCGTCGCGCCGGGCCGAGGGCAGATGGCCGCGCTCCAGTGGCCACCCGAGCTCACGCCGGGCATCTTCTACGGCAAAGACTGCTACGTGCTCGCGCGAGATGGCGAGGCGATCTGCGGCTCCACCCTGGAGTACGCCGGTTTCGATCCTTCGGTCACCTCCGAGGGCCTGAGCCGGATCCTCGCTGCCGCGGGCACGCTGTGCCCCCCGCTCGCCGGCCTCGACGTGCGGCGCACCTGGGCCGGACTCCGCCCCATGACGCCCGATGGGCTTCCGCTCCTGGGCGCCGAGCCGCGAGTCGAAGGCCTCTGGTACGCGACCGGCCACGGCAGAAACGGCATCCTGCTCGCCGGCATCACTGCGCTGATGCTCCGCCTTCTCATGTGCGGGCAGACCCCCACCGAAGACCTGAGCGCGCTCCGGCCGGATCGCTTCTGGAGCGCGTAG
- a CDS encoding sigma-70 family RNA polymerase sigma factor has translation MRSADPSAPPDHDLVAQAASGDERGIARLYDRYGTVLYTVAYRIVSQRADAEEVVIETFAQAWREAACFEPGRGSVAAWLPMIARSRALDLVRARARRDRVTASAAADNPDAGPGMSDWRPDPAAHTDLGERSTRVREAVAGLSPPQRQAIELAYFEGLSQSEIAERLNEPLGTVKTRVRLGMQKLRDALRPFFFESDA, from the coding sequence ATGCGTAGCGCCGACCCCTCGGCGCCTCCAGATCACGATCTGGTCGCGCAGGCGGCGTCTGGAGACGAGCGCGGGATCGCCCGACTCTATGATCGCTATGGCACCGTGCTGTACACGGTGGCCTACCGGATCGTGAGCCAGCGGGCGGATGCCGAGGAGGTCGTGATCGAGACCTTCGCGCAGGCGTGGCGCGAGGCGGCGTGCTTCGAGCCGGGCCGCGGATCGGTGGCTGCGTGGCTCCCCATGATCGCCCGGAGCCGCGCGCTCGATCTCGTTCGCGCCCGCGCGCGGCGCGACCGGGTGACGGCGAGCGCCGCGGCCGACAACCCGGACGCAGGGCCCGGCATGAGCGATTGGCGCCCCGACCCCGCCGCCCATACCGACCTCGGCGAGCGCAGCACCCGCGTGCGCGAGGCCGTTGCGGGGTTGAGCCCGCCGCAGCGCCAAGCCATCGAGCTGGCCTACTTCGAGGGCCTCTCGCAGTCCGAGATCGCCGAGCGGCTCAACGAGCCGCTCGGCACGGTGAAGACCCGCGTGCGCCTCGGCATGCAGAAGCTGCGCGATGCGCTGCGCCCGTTCTTCTTCGAGTCCGACGCATGA
- a CDS encoding cupredoxin family copper-binding protein yields MEDADRNRGAAARAAAGTFLLAALLAGMPGGAAAQGVVDRTPDVDDGWTVRPGVIQFNFLHRFQVSKPPARKVTSFPNFRLATGLPLEVNAAVDYSTNSTVFSGIPNEYQVSLRRHIVRQGNGSPFDATLTAAYNFAPQSVDGELVLARRLGRVRLLGTVRGISSGYDVQRSLWGLGGGAVVRLTDWLSLAGDAFDLVNVNDAAVAMPAWGVGAQIRIPYTPHTLSIQVTNTHSATIEGSSQGIRDEAMLGFEFTIPFTLSRYFGKRAHPAADTTRTAADTAAAPVTGSAAVKIANYAFGTGEIHVRPGTRVRWANSDPLEHSVTADDGSFDSGLIAPGHSYEHVFSTPGTYAYHCTPHPFMHGKVVVEGAP; encoded by the coding sequence ATGGAGGACGCTGATCGAAATCGAGGGGCGGCCGCGCGTGCGGCGGCCGGGACGTTTCTCCTCGCGGCACTGCTGGCCGGCATGCCCGGAGGGGCCGCCGCGCAGGGCGTGGTCGACCGAACGCCCGACGTCGACGACGGGTGGACCGTGCGCCCCGGCGTGATCCAGTTCAACTTCCTCCACCGCTTCCAGGTGAGCAAACCGCCGGCCCGCAAGGTCACCAGCTTCCCGAATTTTCGTCTCGCCACCGGGCTCCCGCTCGAGGTGAACGCGGCCGTCGACTACTCGACCAATTCGACCGTATTCAGCGGGATTCCGAACGAGTATCAGGTGAGCTTGCGGCGCCATATTGTGCGGCAGGGCAACGGCTCCCCGTTCGACGCCACGCTCACGGCGGCCTACAACTTTGCCCCCCAGAGCGTGGACGGCGAGCTGGTCCTCGCCCGCCGGCTCGGGCGGGTGCGCCTTCTCGGCACCGTGCGCGGGATCTCCTCAGGGTACGACGTGCAGCGCTCGCTCTGGGGACTGGGTGGCGGTGCGGTCGTGCGGCTCACGGATTGGCTGAGCCTCGCAGGCGACGCCTTCGATCTCGTCAACGTGAATGACGCGGCCGTCGCGATGCCGGCCTGGGGCGTCGGCGCACAGATCCGCATCCCATACACTCCGCACACGCTCTCGATCCAGGTGACCAACACCCACAGTGCCACGATCGAGGGCTCATCCCAGGGCATCAGGGACGAGGCCATGCTCGGCTTCGAGTTCACCATCCCGTTCACGCTCTCGCGCTACTTCGGCAAACGGGCCCACCCGGCGGCCGATACCACGCGCACCGCCGCCGACACCGCCGCCGCGCCCGTCACCGGCAGCGCCGCCGTGAAGATCGCGAACTACGCCTTCGGAACGGGGGAGATTCACGTCCGGCCCGGCACCAGAGTGCGCTGGGCCAACAGCGACCCGCTGGAGCATTCGGTCACGGCGGACGACGGATCGTTCGACTCGGGGCTGATCGCGCCGGGACACAGCTACGAGCACGTCTTCAGCACGCCGGGCACGTACGCCTATCACTGCACGCCGCACCCGTTCATGCACGGCAAGGTGGTGGTCGAGGGGGCGCCGTAG
- a CDS encoding anti-sigma factor — MTSPEHADPRELSAAYALGALPPDEARAFEAFLATSAAAQQEVAEFRETAALLALPDERAPARELKQRVLDAIGAPTVRPFAPTPDEPARRTRRVAPLVWGALAASLIAAIGLGFRARTLSHELAARGRALSDERATVGRQQQRMLQLERTLSSIFAPGVELVQLTQSGNPEPRIQLFWDRNRNLAVLHAANLRPTPQGRTYQLWFIRDGKPVPSATFDVEAGGSATVPEVSVPAEGKISAAAVTEEPAGGSQQPTSPILLVGTLPES; from the coding sequence ATGACGAGCCCCGAGCACGCCGACCCGCGCGAGCTCTCCGCCGCCTACGCATTGGGCGCGCTCCCGCCCGATGAGGCGCGGGCGTTCGAGGCCTTCCTCGCCACGTCGGCAGCGGCGCAGCAGGAGGTGGCGGAGTTCCGGGAGACGGCGGCGCTGTTGGCGCTCCCCGACGAGAGGGCACCGGCAAGGGAGCTCAAGCAGCGGGTGCTCGACGCGATTGGGGCTCCCACGGTGCGGCCCTTCGCGCCGACGCCGGACGAGCCGGCCCGGCGCACGCGCCGCGTCGCGCCACTCGTCTGGGGCGCGCTCGCCGCGTCGCTCATCGCGGCCATCGGGCTCGGCTTCCGGGCGCGGACTCTCTCGCACGAGCTCGCTGCCCGGGGCCGCGCGCTGAGTGACGAGCGCGCCACGGTCGGCCGGCAGCAGCAGCGAATGCTCCAGCTCGAGCGCACGCTGTCGTCGATCTTCGCGCCGGGCGTCGAGCTGGTACAGCTTACCCAGAGCGGCAACCCCGAACCGCGCATCCAGTTGTTCTGGGACCGCAACCGAAACCTGGCCGTGCTCCACGCGGCCAACCTGCGGCCGACGCCGCAAGGACGCACCTATCAGCTCTGGTTCATCCGCGACGGCAAGCCGGTGCCGTCAGCCACGTTCGACGTCGAGGCCGGGGGCAGCGCCACGGTGCCCGAGGTCAGCGTGCCGGCCGAGGGCAAGATCAGCGCCGCCGCGGTCACCGAGGAGCCGGCGGGCGGCTCGCAGCAGCCGACCTCGCCGATCCTGCTGGTGGGCACATTGCCGGAGTCGTAG
- a CDS encoding ATP-binding protein, with amino-acid sequence MVYPPPVDLSESALGAGDAVALLARLAAFGRELAGTLRRASVFDLLIRHVQDALHPVECAVGHLTIDRAGHPGSPLSMHAWPAGLPDRTPLVELAVRRGPLRVADGLAELLREAGLGPVPESDGAWLLVPLTTRGRAVGAIVIRGAAERFGPAALAFAEGLAAQASIALESARLVDVHDEGRRSWQEVVDAIAPALCIVDRLGSIRRANRAFATLVNSPLASLIGRPWRAFVPPEWVPELEQLLDRAPQDRELELRTRERCFAATAVPLAGERPATVLLFDDQTERHRLQDQLVQSEKMSAIGQLIAGIAHDLNNPLASVIGFAEFLSEMPSVPSHLREPLTVIHQEADRASGIVKNLLGFARKQDRQRRPTPVKPLVDATIALLRNELMASRVEASVEVEPDLPTPDIDANQIQQVLVNLITNAAQAIAASGRPGTITVRARPWMNGVAIHVIDDGPGMSEQLAARAFDPFFTTKSEGHGTGLGLSISQGIVKEHGGRITLLTEEGRGSTFTMQLPAGTAAPPPEPELDPGRPAVRLRVLVVDDEPHILHYMQATLEAWGHAVEVAADGDDALTRAAREPFDLVITDLRMPRLGGREFYQALQRMNPARAERLVFSTGDTVRGDTLAFLESLGRPYLHKPFSLAELRTLLARVVRDG; translated from the coding sequence ATGGTCTACCCTCCTCCAGTTGATCTCTCAGAGTCGGCCCTCGGCGCCGGTGATGCGGTGGCGCTGCTCGCGCGGCTCGCCGCCTTCGGCCGCGAGCTCGCCGGCACGCTGCGTCGCGCGTCGGTCTTCGACCTCTTGATCCGCCATGTCCAGGATGCCTTGCATCCGGTCGAGTGCGCTGTGGGCCACCTTACCATCGACCGGGCCGGTCACCCCGGGTCGCCGCTCTCGATGCACGCCTGGCCCGCAGGCTTGCCCGACCGGACCCCTCTCGTGGAGCTGGCGGTTCGCCGCGGTCCGCTCCGGGTCGCCGACGGTCTGGCCGAGCTCCTCCGCGAAGCCGGACTCGGCCCCGTGCCCGAAAGCGACGGCGCGTGGCTGCTGGTTCCGCTCACGACCCGCGGCCGAGCCGTGGGCGCAATCGTGATCCGGGGCGCGGCCGAGCGATTCGGGCCGGCCGCCCTCGCTTTTGCCGAGGGACTTGCCGCACAGGCGAGCATCGCGTTGGAAAGTGCCCGGCTGGTCGACGTTCACGACGAAGGCCGCCGCTCGTGGCAGGAGGTCGTGGATGCGATTGCGCCGGCGTTGTGTATTGTGGATCGTCTGGGCAGCATACGCCGTGCCAACCGTGCCTTTGCGACCCTTGTCAACTCGCCGCTTGCCTCGCTGATCGGGCGCCCGTGGCGCGCCTTCGTGCCGCCCGAGTGGGTGCCCGAGCTGGAGCAACTCCTCGATCGCGCCCCTCAGGATCGCGAGCTCGAGCTGAGGACACGCGAGCGGTGTTTCGCCGCCACGGCTGTCCCGCTCGCAGGTGAGCGTCCGGCGACCGTGCTGCTCTTCGACGATCAGACCGAGCGCCACCGGCTGCAGGATCAACTGGTGCAGTCGGAAAAGATGTCGGCCATCGGACAGCTCATCGCGGGCATCGCGCACGACCTCAACAATCCGCTCGCGTCCGTGATCGGGTTTGCCGAGTTCCTCTCCGAGATGCCGAGCGTCCCATCGCACTTGCGCGAGCCGCTCACGGTGATCCACCAGGAGGCCGACCGCGCCTCAGGCATCGTGAAAAACCTGCTCGGCTTCGCCCGGAAGCAGGATCGGCAGCGGCGGCCCACGCCCGTGAAGCCGCTCGTCGACGCCACCATCGCCCTGCTCCGGAACGAGCTGATGGCGTCGCGGGTCGAGGCGAGCGTCGAAGTCGAGCCCGATCTCCCGACGCCCGACATCGACGCCAACCAGATCCAGCAGGTGCTCGTCAATCTCATCACGAACGCCGCCCAGGCGATCGCCGCAAGCGGCCGGCCCGGCACGATCACCGTGCGCGCGCGCCCCTGGATGAATGGCGTTGCGATCCATGTGATCGATGACGGCCCCGGCATGTCCGAGCAGCTCGCGGCGCGCGCCTTCGATCCATTCTTCACCACCAAGTCCGAGGGCCATGGCACCGGCCTCGGCCTCTCGATTTCGCAGGGCATCGTGAAAGAGCACGGGGGACGGATCACGCTGCTCACCGAGGAGGGGCGCGGCTCGACGTTCACCATGCAGCTCCCCGCGGGCACCGCGGCGCCGCCTCCCGAGCCCGAGCTTGATCCGGGGCGTCCGGCGGTGCGGCTCCGCGTCCTCGTGGTGGACGATGAACCGCACATCCTCCACTACATGCAGGCCACGCTCGAGGCGTGGGGCCACGCCGTCGAGGTCGCCGCCGACGGTGACGACGCCCTGACCCGCGCCGCCCGCGAGCCGTTCGATCTCGTGATCACCGACCTGCGCATGCCGCGGCTCGGGGGGCGGGAGTTCTACCAGGCGCTCCAGCGGATGAACCCCGCTCGCGCCGAGCGGCTCGTCTTCAGCACCGGCGATACGGTGCGCGGTGACACCCTCGCGTTCCTCGAGTCGCTCGGCCGGCCGTATCTCCACAAGCCGTTCAGTCTGGCGGAGCTTCGAACCCTGCTCGCGCGCGTGGTCCGGGATGGCTGA
- a CDS encoding DUF1684 domain-containing protein, giving the protein MYGARFGCFVLALACAVAPALGAQSVSAERAAYVRWLTTAPTSPFGAVAQLPVGPGITLGPAGTDVPLAGVSRHSVSENDGQLVVRSAGSEWALPRLRPSPLGRYTLVASGEPGRTVLTVFSKPSHVTPPQYFPDDPTFALTVVLEPPPMPGTVLVLAVDGTEVDATEAGTVAVQRGGTTTWLTVRRLPGANPDESDLEIYFQDRTNSRGSYPAGRFVSLLPLSGGRYLLDFNRARNPFCAYNSVYACPAPWRGNGLPLTVRAGERYVSAAPPASHAASQ; this is encoded by the coding sequence ATGTACGGCGCGCGATTTGGCTGCTTCGTGCTTGCGCTTGCCTGCGCCGTAGCGCCGGCGCTCGGAGCCCAGAGCGTCTCCGCCGAGCGCGCCGCGTATGTTCGGTGGCTCACGACCGCACCCACCTCACCCTTCGGGGCGGTCGCGCAGCTTCCGGTAGGTCCGGGCATCACGCTCGGGCCTGCCGGCACCGATGTGCCGCTCGCCGGGGTGTCGCGTCACAGCGTGAGCGAGAATGACGGCCAGCTCGTGGTGCGGAGCGCCGGGAGCGAGTGGGCGCTGCCGAGATTGCGGCCCTCGCCGCTCGGGCGCTACACGCTGGTGGCAAGCGGAGAGCCCGGCCGCACCGTGCTCACCGTGTTCTCCAAGCCAAGCCACGTGACGCCGCCGCAGTACTTTCCCGACGACCCGACCTTCGCCCTCACCGTCGTGCTCGAGCCGCCTCCGATGCCCGGAACCGTGCTGGTGCTCGCCGTGGATGGCACCGAGGTCGACGCAACGGAAGCGGGCACCGTCGCAGTCCAGCGGGGCGGCACCACGACATGGCTCACGGTGCGCCGTCTGCCCGGCGCCAACCCGGACGAGAGCGACCTCGAGATCTACTTTCAGGACCGCACGAACAGCCGCGGCAGCTACCCGGCCGGCCGGTTCGTAAGCCTGCTGCCGCTCAGCGGTGGCCGGTACCTCCTCGATTTCAATCGCGCCCGCAATCCCTTCTGCGCCTACAACTCGGTGTACGCCTGCCCCGCGCCGTGGCGCGGCAATGGGTTGCCGCTCACGGTCCGTGCGGGCGAGCGATACGTTAGCGCCGCGCCGCCAGCATCGCACGCCGCATCCCAATGA
- a CDS encoding TlpA disulfide reductase family protein: protein MILALVAAGLALSGAGPGPAGSWRAALELAGGRLPFGLSITRAGSTWRGTLCNGNACEPLSDVRVAGDSVVLEMADYAAAIHAEFRGDSLAGEYRNVGNRGPRVIPFHAARGTWPVERAPTALLGRWDAELFQDWQVSPRVFEFRNGPAGLEGTIISNSGDYGHFSGRVKGDSFALAHFDGSFVYLLTGRLDGDTLRGVFHAGLRTQTPWKAVRDDGKSPLTPPTEVTRADTSGPFRFAFPDLAGHVVRNTDPRFRGKVVLVDIFGTWCPTCHAEAPTLVRLWRKYHARGLEVVGFAYEVTGDSATDARQVRRYREKYGIQYPLLLAGVSDADAAAATLPQLRGFTAFPTTIFLGREGRVRRVHAGFYGPATGAQYERQVREFEAEIERLLAEG from the coding sequence ATGATTCTTGCGTTGGTGGCGGCCGGGCTCGCGCTCTCGGGCGCGGGGCCCGGGCCGGCCGGCAGTTGGCGCGCGGCGCTCGAGCTCGCGGGCGGGCGGCTCCCGTTCGGCCTTTCGATCACGCGCGCCGGTAGCACGTGGCGGGGCACGCTCTGCAACGGCAACGCGTGCGAGCCGCTCTCGGATGTGCGCGTCGCGGGCGACAGCGTCGTGCTCGAGATGGCCGACTACGCGGCTGCCATCCACGCCGAATTCCGCGGCGACTCGCTCGCCGGCGAGTACCGCAACGTCGGCAACCGCGGCCCGCGCGTGATTCCGTTTCATGCCGCGCGCGGCACCTGGCCCGTCGAGCGCGCGCCCACGGCGCTGCTCGGCCGCTGGGATGCCGAGCTGTTCCAGGACTGGCAGGTGAGTCCGCGGGTGTTCGAGTTCCGCAACGGCCCGGCCGGCCTCGAAGGCACGATCATCTCGAACAGCGGCGACTATGGCCACTTCTCGGGCCGGGTGAAGGGCGACAGCTTTGCGCTCGCCCACTTCGACGGGTCGTTCGTCTACCTGCTCACCGGCCGGCTCGACGGCGACACCCTCCGCGGCGTGTTTCACGCGGGGCTCCGCACCCAGACGCCGTGGAAGGCCGTGCGCGACGACGGCAAGAGCCCGCTCACGCCGCCCACCGAGGTCACGCGCGCCGATACCAGCGGGCCGTTCCGCTTTGCCTTTCCCGATCTCGCGGGCCACGTGGTCCGGAACACCGATCCGCGGTTCCGGGGCAAGGTCGTGCTGGTCGACATCTTCGGGACCTGGTGTCCCACCTGCCACGCCGAAGCGCCCACCCTGGTGCGGCTCTGGCGGAAGTACCACGCGCGCGGGCTCGAGGTCGTCGGATTCGCCTACGAGGTGACGGGCGACAGCGCCACCGACGCCCGCCAGGTGCGCCGCTACCGCGAGAAGTACGGCATCCAGTATCCGCTGCTCCTCGCCGGCGTGAGCGATGCCGACGCCGCAGCCGCGACCTTGCCGCAATTGCGCGGCTTCACGGCGTTTCCCACCACGATTTTTCTCGGACGCGAGGGACGGGTGCGGCGGGTGCATGCGGGGTTCTACGGGCCCGCAACCGGCGCCCAGTACGAGCGCCAGGTGCGGGAATTCGAGGCGGAAATCGAGCGGTTGCTGGCCGAAGGCTGA
- a CDS encoding cupredoxin family copper-binding protein, with amino-acid sequence MRLITRGCIVLALAAGALTGCFSDRPEPSGPSNNPPPVSGSASLTIDNFAFVPPRITVTVGTTLTWTNRDATLHTVSSTDGSTFDSGAFNQGQTFQFVASTPGTYAYFCRIHPFMKGTVTVTP; translated from the coding sequence ATGCGGCTCATCACCCGCGGATGCATCGTCTTGGCATTGGCCGCCGGCGCGCTCACCGGATGCTTCAGCGATCGCCCGGAGCCGTCCGGGCCCAGCAATAACCCGCCGCCCGTCTCGGGCTCCGCCAGCCTCACGATCGACAACTTCGCCTTCGTGCCGCCGCGGATTACGGTCACAGTGGGCACGACGCTGACCTGGACCAACCGGGATGCCACCTTGCACACCGTCTCGTCCACCGACGGCAGCACCTTCGACTCGGGGGCGTTCAACCAGGGGCAGACGTTTCAGTTCGTCGCCAGCACGCCCGGCACATACGCATACTTCTGCCGCATCCATCCGTTCATGAAGGGAACGGTGACCGTCACGCCCTGA